From Gemmatimonadaceae bacterium, the proteins below share one genomic window:
- a CDS encoding peptide chain release factor 3, with product MPRVTAPATSGAPLAAQIARRRTFAIISHPDAGKTTLTEKLLLYGGAIHQAGSVKARKAQRHATSDWMALEQERGISVTSSVLQFEYQGYNVNLLDTPGHADFGEDTFRTLVAADSVVMLLDNRKGVEERTRQLFDVCRRRRMPIFTVVNKCDRVGEDPLKLVSDVEAELGIIAVAAHWPIHMSDAVHGTLFRGVYDRRRRRAYLFARDDKHGADKVATTTLELSGPDDPALAKALGDSEEAREAAAKLAHDVELLDMAGHEFDAASIISGEQTPVYFASALTNFGVEPFLEDFLPLAPSPVGRESNAGVIEPSVEAFTGFVFKVQANMDPRHRDRVAFLRVCSGRYAAGLDVTHVRTGKSFKLAPPQQFMGRERAFAEEALPGDVVGVHDRGSLRIGDTLAAPGAPKANGKLLEYVGIPRFAPQHFARILSKDPLRRKALDKGLRELSDEGAAQAFFAESVLGPQPVIGAVGLLQFDVMVHRLENEYGAPCTLENLPYRFPRWLTGPEKEIQKLGEMQDLTLLNDSKGHPVLVFRDEWRLRWALEKGAEVGLTFHTEAP from the coding sequence ATTCCACGGGTGACCGCCCCCGCCACTTCCGGTGCCCCGCTCGCCGCCCAGATCGCGCGACGCCGCACCTTCGCCATCATCTCGCATCCCGACGCTGGCAAGACCACGCTGACGGAGAAGCTGCTGCTCTACGGCGGCGCCATCCACCAGGCGGGTTCCGTGAAGGCGCGCAAGGCGCAGCGTCACGCGACGTCCGACTGGATGGCGCTCGAGCAGGAACGCGGCATCTCCGTGACCAGTTCGGTGCTGCAGTTCGAGTACCAGGGCTACAACGTCAACCTGCTCGACACGCCCGGCCACGCCGACTTCGGCGAGGACACCTTCCGCACCTTGGTCGCCGCGGACTCGGTCGTGATGCTGCTCGACAACCGTAAGGGCGTCGAGGAACGCACGCGGCAACTGTTCGACGTCTGCCGCCGCCGGCGGATGCCGATCTTCACCGTGGTGAACAAGTGTGACCGCGTGGGTGAGGATCCGCTCAAGCTTGTCTCCGACGTCGAGGCTGAGCTCGGCATCATCGCCGTGGCGGCGCACTGGCCCATCCATATGTCAGATGCGGTGCACGGCACGCTGTTCCGTGGCGTCTATGACCGTCGCCGCAGGCGCGCCTACCTCTTTGCCCGCGACGACAAGCACGGTGCGGACAAGGTCGCCACCACGACGCTGGAACTCTCGGGCCCCGACGACCCCGCGCTCGCCAAGGCGCTTGGCGACAGCGAGGAGGCGCGGGAGGCAGCAGCCAAGCTCGCGCACGATGTCGAGCTGCTGGACATGGCCGGCCACGAGTTCGACGCCGCGTCGATCATCAGCGGCGAGCAGACGCCCGTGTACTTTGCGTCCGCGCTCACCAACTTCGGCGTCGAGCCTTTCCTCGAGGACTTCCTGCCACTCGCGCCCTCGCCGGTCGGCCGCGAGAGCAACGCCGGCGTGATCGAGCCCTCGGTGGAGGCCTTCACCGGATTCGTGTTCAAGGTGCAGGCGAACATGGATCCGCGGCACCGCGACCGCGTCGCCTTCCTGCGCGTCTGCAGCGGGCGCTACGCGGCCGGCCTCGACGTCACGCACGTGCGCACCGGCAAGAGCTTCAAGCTCGCGCCGCCGCAGCAGTTCATGGGCCGCGAACGCGCGTTTGCCGAGGAAGCGCTGCCCGGGGATGTTGTGGGCGTGCACGACCGCGGCAGCCTACGCATCGGCGACACGCTCGCCGCACCGGGCGCACCCAAAGCCAACGGCAAGCTGCTCGAGTACGTCGGCATCCCACGCTTCGCGCCGCAGCACTTCGCGCGCATTCTCTCCAAGGATCCGTTGCGCCGGAAGGCGCTCGACAAGGGCCTGCGCGAACTCTCGGACGAAGGCGCGGCGCAGGCCTTCTTCGCCGAGTCGGTGCTGGGGCCCCAGCCCGTGATCGGCGCGGTCGGCCTGCTGCAATTCGATGTGATGGTGCATCGGCTCGAGAACGAGTACGGTGCGCCCTGCACGCTCGAGAACCTGCCGTATCGCTTCCCGCGCTGGCTCACTGGGCCCGAAAAGGAGATCCAGAAGCTTGGGGAGATGCAGGACCTCACGCTGCTCAACGACTCCAAGGGACACCCGGTACTCGTCTTCCGTGACGAATGGCGATTGCGCTGGGCGTTGGAGAAGGGCGCTGAGGTAGGGCTGACCTTCCATACCGAGGCGCCGTAG